The window TTCAAGGCAAAGGCGGAGTGGGCAAAAGCCTTGTCGCCAGCTTTCTTACTCAACATCTTATGGAATCCGGCAAAGAAATCTGCTGTGTGGATACCGATCCGGTAAACGCAACTTTCTCAGGATACAAAAGG of the Marinifilum sp. JC120 genome contains:
- a CDS encoding conjugal transfer protein TraL, translated to MATINAIFQGKGGVGKSLVASFLTQHLMESGKEICCVDTDPVNATFSGYKR